A stretch of the Streptococcus suis genome encodes the following:
- a CDS encoding ABC transporter permease, with amino-acid sequence MIVSTVSQALLWAVLGLGIFVTFRILNFPDMTTEGSFPLGGAVAVTLLTQGVHPVLATLAAVLAGCMAGLVTGLLYTKGKIPTLLAGILVMSSCHSVILFIMGRANLGLLNTNRLQDLLPFSDQVNSLLLGLGSVALVIAALMFFLYTKLGQAFIATGDNPDMARSFGIYTSRMELLGLVLSNGIIALAGALIAQQEGYADVSRGIGVIVVGMASLIIGEVLYGNLTMLERLLAIAVGAIFYQFLILGVISLGINTSYLRIFSAMILAICLMVPELRNKVLKGASLSR; translated from the coding sequence ATGATTGTATCAACAGTTTCACAAGCTCTTTTATGGGCTGTACTTGGTTTAGGAATATTCGTCACGTTTAGAATATTGAATTTTCCAGATATGACAACCGAAGGCTCTTTCCCTCTAGGTGGTGCAGTTGCTGTTACCTTGCTCACTCAGGGAGTTCATCCTGTTTTGGCAACTTTGGCAGCTGTTTTGGCAGGGTGCATGGCAGGATTAGTTACGGGCTTGTTATATACTAAGGGGAAAATCCCCACGCTTTTGGCTGGTATATTAGTGATGTCTTCCTGCCACTCTGTTATATTATTCATCATGGGTCGTGCTAATTTGGGCTTGTTGAATACGAATCGTTTACAAGATTTACTTCCTTTTTCTGATCAGGTCAATAGCTTGTTGTTAGGTTTGGGAAGTGTTGCCTTAGTGATTGCAGCTTTGATGTTCTTCCTATATACAAAACTTGGACAAGCTTTTATCGCGACAGGGGACAATCCAGATATGGCTCGTAGTTTTGGTATCTACACCAGCAGAATGGAATTGCTCGGTTTAGTACTTTCAAACGGGATTATTGCTCTTGCTGGAGCCTTAATTGCACAACAGGAAGGCTATGCGGATGTTTCTCGTGGTATCGGTGTCATTGTGGTTGGAATGGCAAGTCTCATCATCGGTGAAGTTCTTTATGGAAATCTGACCATGCTGGAGCGATTATTGGCCATTGCTGTAGGTGCTATCTTTTACCAATTCTTAATTCTCGGTGTTATTTCACTGGGAATCAATACTAGCTACCTTCGTATCTTCTCTGCTATGATTTTGGCAATCTGTCTCATGGTTCCCGAGTTGAGAAACAAAGTGTTGAAAGGAGCTAGTTTGTCAAGATGA
- a CDS encoding ribonuclease J, translated as MSTIKIMALGGVRENGKNLYIAEVNEHIFVLDAGAKYPENEQLGVDIVVPNFEYLEENKHRVAGIFLSHGHADAIGALPYLLEKVKVPVFGSHLTIELVKLLVKNNNATKKFNDFHVINEKTEIDFGDSVVSFFQTTHSIPESLGVVIKTDQGNIVYTGDFKFDQAADKFYKTDFSRLAEIGNEGVLALLSDSANADSNEQGASMHEAREEILNTIADWDGRIIVAAVASNIVRIQQIFDAAEKTGRRIVLTGHDVENIVRTAIQLKKLHLVSEKLLVKPKDIAKYEDHELIILETGRMGEPLNGLRKMAIGRHRYVEIKDGDLVYIVTTPSISKEAVVARVENLVYKAGGVVQSIAKKLRVSGHGSSRDLQLMMNIMKPKYLFPIQGEYRQLEAHAKAATEIGMYPENIIIVKRGDVMSFEDGDFVHNGAVPSGDVMIDGNAIGDVGNIVLRDRKILSEDGIFIVAITVNRREKKIISKTKVNTRGFVYVKKSKDILRESSELVNATVENYFTKDRFDWTELKTAVRDDLTKFLFEQTKRRPAILPVIMEVK; from the coding sequence ATGAGCACAATTAAAATTATGGCTCTTGGTGGTGTTCGGGAAAATGGGAAAAACCTCTATATTGCCGAAGTAAATGAGCATATATTTGTTTTGGATGCGGGTGCAAAGTATCCAGAAAATGAACAACTTGGTGTGGATATTGTCGTTCCGAACTTTGAATATTTGGAAGAAAATAAGCACCGTGTAGCAGGAATCTTTTTATCGCATGGGCATGCGGATGCTATTGGGGCGCTTCCATACCTTCTGGAAAAAGTGAAGGTGCCGGTATTTGGTTCGCATTTGACGATTGAATTAGTAAAATTGCTTGTTAAAAATAATAATGCAACGAAAAAATTCAATGATTTTCATGTGATCAATGAGAAGACTGAAATAGATTTTGGGGATTCGGTTGTTTCTTTCTTTCAAACAACTCACTCCATTCCTGAAAGCTTGGGAGTGGTGATTAAAACGGACCAAGGCAATATTGTATATACAGGTGATTTTAAATTTGACCAGGCGGCAGATAAATTCTACAAGACTGATTTTAGTCGCTTAGCTGAGATTGGTAATGAGGGAGTTTTAGCGCTCTTGTCTGATTCTGCCAATGCAGACAGCAATGAACAGGGTGCAAGTATGCATGAAGCAAGGGAAGAAATTCTTAATACAATTGCGGATTGGGATGGTCGTATCATTGTTGCAGCAGTTGCCAGCAATATTGTCCGTATCCAACAAATTTTTGATGCTGCGGAAAAAACAGGTCGCCGTATTGTCCTAACGGGTCATGACGTGGAGAACATTGTCCGTACAGCAATTCAACTGAAGAAGTTGCATCTTGTCAGTGAAAAACTACTTGTGAAGCCGAAAGACATTGCGAAGTATGAGGACCATGAGCTCATTATTCTTGAAACAGGTCGTATGGGGGAGCCTTTGAATGGCTTGAGAAAAATGGCTATCGGTAGACACAGGTATGTTGAAATCAAGGATGGAGATTTAGTTTATATTGTTACGACTCCAAGTATTTCAAAAGAAGCGGTGGTAGCCCGTGTTGAAAACTTAGTGTACAAAGCTGGTGGTGTTGTACAATCCATTGCGAAGAAATTGCGCGTGTCAGGTCATGGGAGTTCTAGAGATCTTCAATTGATGATGAATATCATGAAGCCCAAATATCTTTTCCCAATCCAAGGGGAATACCGTCAATTGGAGGCTCATGCAAAAGCTGCTACTGAAATCGGTATGTACCCAGAGAATATTATCATCGTCAAACGCGGTGATGTGATGTCCTTCGAAGATGGAGACTTTGTTCACAATGGTGCCGTACCTTCTGGTGATGTGATGATTGATGGTAATGCAATTGGGGATGTTGGAAATATTGTTCTGCGTGATCGTAAAATTCTCTCTGAAGACGGCATCTTTATTGTAGCAATTACAGTCAATCGTCGTGAAAAGAAAATTATTTCTAAGACAAAAGTCAATACCCGTGGATTTGTCTATGTCAAGAAGAGTAAAGATATCTTGCGTGAGTCCTCAGAGTTAGTAAATGCAACAGTTGAAAATTACTTTACAAAAGATCGTTTTGACTGGACAGAGTTGAAAACTGCTGTTCGCGATGACCTCACTAAATTCCTATTTGAACAGACTAAACGTCGCCCAGCTATTTTGCCAGTGATTATGGAAGTTAAATGA
- a CDS encoding fibronectin/fibrinogen-binding protein, translated as MSFDGFFLHHMTAELRANLEGGRIQKINQPFEQEIVLNIRSNRQSHKLLLSAHSILGRVQLTQTEFTNPKVPNTFTMILRKYLQGAVIEEIKQLENDRILEFSVSNKDEIGDHIQATLIVEIMGKHSNIILVDKSEQKIIEAIKHVGFSQNSYRTILPGSTYIRPPETHSLNPYTVSDEKLFEILSTQELSPINLQQVFQGLGRDTASELASHLQTDRLKNFRAFFDQATHPSLTDKSYAALPFANSPENQPHFESLSSLLDFYYQDKAERDRVAQQANELIKRVASELEKNRKKLIKQEQELADTETAELVRQKGELLTTYLHQVPNDQPSVRLDNYYTGQELEIELDVTLTPSQNAQRYFKKYQKLKEAVKHLTNLIEETKSTIVYLESVDTMLGQASLAEIDEIREELIETGYLKRRHREKIHKRQKPERYLATDGKTIILVGKNNLQNDELTFKMAKKGELWFHAKDIPGSHVVITDNLDPSDEVKTDAAELAAYFSKARHSNLVQVDMIEAKKLHKPTGGKPGFVTYRGQKTLRVTPTEEKIKTMKIN; from the coding sequence ATGTCTTTTGACGGATTTTTTTTACATCACATGACGGCTGAGTTAAGGGCAAATTTAGAAGGTGGGCGGATTCAGAAAATCAACCAGCCCTTTGAACAGGAAATTGTTCTGAACATCCGAAGCAACCGTCAGAGCCATAAATTGCTCTTGTCTGCACATTCCATTTTGGGCCGTGTCCAACTTACTCAAACAGAATTTACAAATCCTAAGGTGCCTAATACCTTTACTATGATTCTGAGGAAGTATTTACAAGGTGCGGTTATCGAGGAAATTAAACAGCTAGAAAACGATCGGATTTTAGAGTTTTCGGTGTCCAACAAGGACGAGATTGGAGACCATATCCAAGCTACCTTGATAGTAGAAATCATGGGAAAACATAGCAATATCATCTTGGTAGATAAGTCTGAACAGAAGATTATCGAGGCTATCAAGCACGTTGGTTTCTCGCAAAATTCCTACCGAACTATCTTGCCTGGTTCCACCTACATTCGACCGCCGGAGACGCATTCTCTCAACCCTTACACGGTATCTGACGAGAAATTATTTGAAATCCTATCGACTCAGGAACTGAGTCCTATAAATCTCCAACAGGTCTTTCAAGGTTTGGGGCGGGATACGGCTTCTGAACTGGCCAGTCATTTGCAGACAGACCGTCTGAAGAACTTCCGAGCCTTTTTTGACCAGGCTACACATCCTAGCCTGACAGACAAGTCCTATGCTGCTTTGCCATTTGCCAATAGCCCTGAAAACCAGCCACACTTTGAAAGCCTGAGCAGTCTGCTGGACTTCTACTATCAGGACAAAGCGGAGCGGGATCGGGTGGCCCAACAGGCCAATGAGCTGATCAAGCGGGTGGCCAGTGAGTTAGAGAAGAATCGCAAGAAGCTGATCAAGCAGGAGCAGGAATTGGCGGATACGGAGACGGCGGAGTTGGTGCGGCAAAAGGGTGAGCTCCTGACCACATACCTGCATCAGGTACCCAACGACCAGCCGAGCGTGCGGTTAGACAACTACTATACGGGCCAGGAGCTGGAAATTGAGTTGGACGTAACACTTACTCCTAGCCAGAATGCCCAACGTTACTTCAAGAAATACCAGAAACTCAAGGAAGCGGTCAAGCACCTAACCAACTTGATTGAGGAGACCAAGTCGACCATTGTCTATCTGGAGTCCGTTGACACCATGCTGGGACAGGCTAGTCTGGCTGAAATTGATGAGATCCGCGAGGAATTGATTGAAACAGGCTACCTCAAGCGTCGCCACCGTGAGAAAATCCATAAACGTCAGAAACCTGAGCGTTACTTGGCGACGGACGGGAAAACCATTATTCTGGTTGGAAAGAATAACCTGCAAAATGATGAATTGACCTTCAAAATGGCCAAAAAAGGCGAACTCTGGTTCCATGCCAAAGACATTCCAGGTAGTCATGTGGTCATCACAGACAACTTGGACCCAAGTGACGAAGTCAAGACAGATGCGGCGGAACTAGCTGCCTACTTCTCCAAGGCAAGGCATTCTAACTTAGTTCAAGTCGATATGATTGAAGCTAAGAAATTGCATAAGCCAACAGGTGGCAAGCCTGGTTTTGTGACCTATCGCGGTCAGAAAACCCTCCGTGTCACCCCAACAGAAGAAAAAATAAAGACCATGAAAATCAATTAA
- a CDS encoding PAS domain-containing sensor histidine kinase: MTKKIFRTVLLSSMSIFLGTIILILGYLYHYFTNSQLDQLRLQTSLIAQAVEEDGQTYLDQIDLQDLRVTWIAHDGQVLYDSEKDVKQLDNHSNREEVVEALETGYGESIRQSATLTQRLLYTSQRLNDGTVIRLAIAQKTIVVLLWNLAPWVSLLFLISVFAAILLARLTSKKLLAPLEAIDLDKPLDNEVYAELHPLLKRLDYHQSQLAEKETLLQQKQDEFDTIISKIKEGMVIVDAKGHLVSYNGAASQLLDFQSDDFGQSLPFFQRNLGLKSLMDTVLNGQKVESICEIKDSQYKVIARPIWTDKLQSGAVFLFFDVTEQYYLDKLRREFTATVSHELRTPLHILSGYSEILRANVVSPENIQLFSEKIYQESQRMIQLVEDILQLTQLDEGRTISKEPIHFKGVIQQVVASLQEKADQRGISIQFNGDEVDITGNPALLQSIVYNLCDNAIKYNRDGGQVTIDLYQDQEHINLEVRDTGIGISKADQERIFERFYRVDKSRSKQVGGTGLGLSIVKHALQVHGASVQVSSQLGQGTTMTVHFPKNG; this comes from the coding sequence ATGACTAAGAAAATTTTTCGAACAGTTTTGCTGTCTTCGATGTCCATCTTCTTAGGTACCATTATCCTTATCTTAGGCTATTTATATCACTACTTTACAAATTCACAGTTAGATCAATTAAGGCTCCAAACCAGTCTCATTGCACAAGCAGTTGAGGAGGATGGACAGACCTATCTGGATCAAATTGATTTGCAAGATTTGCGTGTTACCTGGATTGCACATGATGGTCAAGTGCTCTATGATTCTGAAAAAGATGTCAAACAATTAGACAACCACAGCAATCGTGAAGAAGTGGTGGAAGCACTCGAAACTGGTTATGGTGAGAGTATTCGACAATCAGCCACTTTAACCCAGCGATTGCTCTATACTTCTCAACGCTTAAATGATGGCACAGTGATTCGCTTAGCTATCGCACAGAAAACGATTGTTGTTTTATTATGGAATTTAGCACCATGGGTTAGTCTACTATTCTTGATTTCTGTTTTTGCAGCAATCCTCCTAGCAAGATTAACCTCAAAAAAATTACTTGCACCTTTAGAAGCAATAGATTTGGATAAACCATTAGACAATGAAGTCTACGCGGAACTCCACCCTTTGCTGAAGCGTCTGGATTACCATCAATCACAACTTGCTGAAAAAGAAACCTTATTGCAACAAAAGCAAGATGAGTTTGACACAATTATCTCCAAGATAAAAGAAGGAATGGTTATTGTGGATGCCAAGGGGCATTTGGTTAGTTACAATGGAGCAGCCAGCCAACTACTAGATTTTCAATCTGATGATTTTGGCCAATCCTTGCCTTTCTTTCAACGGAATCTTGGCCTGAAAAGTCTGATGGATACCGTTTTGAATGGGCAAAAAGTGGAGTCCATTTGTGAAATAAAAGATAGTCAGTACAAGGTTATTGCTAGACCTATTTGGACAGACAAACTCCAATCTGGAGCAGTTTTTCTATTTTTTGATGTGACAGAACAATATTATCTTGATAAGTTACGGAGAGAATTCACAGCAACAGTATCACACGAATTGCGGACGCCTTTGCATATTTTATCAGGCTATTCTGAAATTCTCAGGGCCAATGTGGTTTCTCCTGAAAATATACAATTATTTTCTGAAAAAATATATCAAGAGTCACAGCGGATGATCCAATTGGTTGAAGATATTCTTCAATTGACGCAACTAGACGAGGGGCGGACAATCAGTAAAGAGCCAATCCACTTTAAAGGAGTCATCCAACAGGTGGTTGCTAGCCTACAAGAAAAAGCAGATCAGCGAGGGATCTCAATTCAATTTAATGGGGATGAGGTTGATATTACAGGCAATCCCGCTCTCTTACAATCCATTGTGTATAATTTATGTGACAATGCCATCAAATATAATAGAGATGGTGGTCAGGTCACAATTGATCTATATCAAGATCAAGAACACATTAACCTAGAGGTTCGAGATACCGGCATTGGTATTTCGAAAGCTGATCAGGAACGTATTTTTGAACGTTTTTATCGTGTGGACAAAAGTCGTTCAAAACAAGTGGGGGGGACAGGCCTTGGACTTTCAATAGTGAAACATGCCTTACAGGTTCACGGTGCAAGTGTCCAAGTATCTAGTCAACTAGGTCAAGGCACCACAATGACTGTTCACTTTCCAAAAAATGGGTAA
- a CDS encoding ABC transporter substrate-binding protein produces MMKNKNLLATIIALTVMVVAALFLTQKEQNNSTNSTEKVKIGVLQFVTHDSLDEIYKGIKAGLEEGGYTTTENLSIDFMNAEGDQSQVQTMSKKLVDNGNELLIGIATPAAQGLANATTELPIIMGAVTDPVGANLVTDLKNPGGNITGVSDQTPVADTVSLIKEITPDAKTIGVLYSSNEDNSKIQVAEFKAAAEEAGYTVLEYAVASSNELASTVEVASSKVDALFTPVDNTVASAFSTVVSVANKSKTPIFTSVEDMVEGGGIASVTLSQYDLGVATGKMTAKILDGANPADTPVQIFNEGTVVVNQKVAKELGITLSDDVINQASKVIE; encoded by the coding sequence ATGATGAAAAATAAGAATTTACTTGCTACAATTATTGCCCTTACTGTGATGGTGGTTGCTGCCTTGTTTTTGACGCAAAAAGAACAGAACAATTCAACGAATAGCACAGAAAAAGTTAAAATTGGGGTCCTCCAATTTGTGACGCATGATTCACTAGACGAAATTTACAAAGGAATCAAAGCAGGACTAGAAGAAGGTGGCTATACTACAACTGAGAATCTCTCCATTGATTTTATGAATGCAGAAGGTGATCAGTCACAGGTTCAAACCATGAGTAAAAAATTGGTGGACAATGGCAATGAGCTATTGATTGGTATTGCGACACCTGCTGCACAGGGATTAGCAAACGCTACGACAGAATTACCTATTATCATGGGGGCTGTAACAGATCCTGTTGGTGCTAACTTGGTAACTGACTTGAAAAATCCTGGTGGAAATATTACAGGAGTATCTGACCAAACACCAGTAGCAGATACAGTTTCTCTCATTAAAGAAATTACACCAGATGCAAAAACAATCGGTGTTCTTTACTCCTCAAACGAAGACAATTCAAAAATTCAAGTTGCTGAATTTAAGGCAGCAGCAGAAGAGGCTGGCTATACAGTTCTTGAATATGCAGTTGCATCAAGCAATGAATTGGCTTCTACTGTAGAGGTGGCAAGCAGCAAGGTAGATGCCCTCTTCACCCCAGTAGATAATACGGTTGCATCTGCATTTTCAACAGTTGTTTCTGTGGCGAATAAAAGCAAAACACCGATTTTCACAAGCGTAGAAGACATGGTCGAAGGCGGTGGTATCGCATCTGTTACCCTCAGTCAATATGACTTGGGTGTCGCAACTGGTAAAATGACTGCAAAAATTCTTGATGGTGCGAATCCAGCGGATACACCTGTACAAATTTTTAATGAAGGAACCGTTGTCGTTAACCAAAAAGTTGCTAAAGAATTAGGAATTACATTGTCTGATGATGTAATCAATCAGGCAAGTAAAGTTATTGAATAA
- a CDS encoding ATP-binding cassette domain-containing protein, giving the protein MKAIVELKNATKVVTNGFNEERVILDKVNLTIYQGDFITILGGNGAGKSTLFNVIAGTLPLTSGSVHILGEDVTNWPAEKRAKYLARVFQDPKMGTSPRMTVAENLLIAKYRGEGRGLVPRKLSQQIEEFAQLLPRVGNGLEKHLETPAGLLSGGQRQALSLLMASLKQPELLLLDEHTAALDPKTSQSLMQLTDELIATKGMTALMVTHQMEDALRHGNRLIVMKNGQIIQDQTAEEKSKMKLEDYYKLFD; this is encoded by the coding sequence ATGAAAGCAATTGTAGAATTAAAAAATGCTACTAAAGTAGTGACCAATGGATTTAATGAAGAGCGTGTCATCTTAGATAAGGTGAATCTGACCATCTACCAAGGGGATTTTATTACAATTTTAGGTGGTAATGGAGCTGGAAAGTCAACACTTTTTAATGTCATTGCAGGAACCTTGCCCTTGACCAGTGGTTCGGTTCATATTCTTGGTGAGGATGTAACCAATTGGCCTGCAGAGAAGCGAGCAAAATACTTGGCTCGTGTCTTTCAAGATCCGAAAATGGGAACATCTCCTCGTATGACGGTGGCTGAAAACCTGCTCATCGCAAAATACCGTGGCGAGGGACGGGGGTTGGTACCACGTAAATTATCTCAACAGATAGAGGAATTTGCTCAACTCTTACCGCGAGTTGGAAATGGTTTGGAAAAACATTTGGAAACGCCAGCAGGGCTTTTATCAGGTGGTCAACGTCAGGCATTGAGTCTCTTGATGGCGAGTTTGAAACAACCAGAATTATTGTTATTGGATGAGCATACTGCTGCACTTGACCCCAAAACCAGTCAATCCTTGATGCAGTTAACGGATGAATTGATTGCGACCAAGGGAATGACTGCGCTTATGGTAACTCATCAGATGGAAGATGCGTTGCGTCACGGCAATCGACTGATTGTCATGAAAAATGGTCAGATCATTCAGGATCAGACTGCTGAAGAAAAATCTAAGATGAAACTGGAAGATTATTATAAATTGTTTGATTAA